The following proteins are co-located in the Deinococcus apachensis DSM 19763 genome:
- a CDS encoding glucose-1-phosphate thymidylyltransferase: MKALIPAAGFGTRLRPLTYARPKPVLPVANLPIICHAVQNLTAAGIRDIGIVVSGVTREAIQGALRDVEGAHIEYIEQPQMLGLGHAVRVARGWIGTSDFCVYLGDNLFENGVGDFLATFREQEADAVIALAEVPDARAFGVAVLNERGHITGLLEKPQVPPSNLAVAGVYCFRAGILDLLETLPPSARGEYELTDAIARLIEEGGRVVGQRVTGWWKDTGRPHDLLEANRLLLERLQPCVLGEVTESRLCGRVVVGPGAQVRGSVIMGPVTIAAGARIENAYIGPFTSVGRGSVIRNAEVEYSVIDEEAEIRDMSLRLQECLIGLGARVIGHGEVPRVHRLVLSDTSLLEFGC; encoded by the coding sequence GTGAAGGCCCTCATCCCCGCAGCGGGTTTCGGCACGCGCCTGCGCCCCCTGACCTACGCCCGCCCCAAGCCGGTGCTGCCCGTCGCCAACCTGCCCATCATCTGCCACGCGGTCCAGAACCTGACGGCGGCGGGCATCCGGGATATCGGCATCGTCGTGTCGGGCGTCACGCGGGAGGCGATCCAGGGGGCGCTGCGGGACGTCGAGGGCGCCCACATCGAGTACATCGAGCAGCCCCAGATGCTCGGGCTGGGACACGCGGTCCGGGTGGCCCGGGGCTGGATCGGGACGAGCGACTTCTGCGTGTACCTGGGGGACAACCTCTTCGAAAACGGGGTGGGGGACTTTCTGGCCACCTTCCGCGAGCAGGAGGCGGACGCCGTGATCGCCCTGGCAGAGGTCCCGGACGCCCGGGCCTTCGGGGTGGCGGTGCTGAATGAGCGGGGCCACATCACGGGCCTGCTGGAAAAGCCGCAGGTTCCGCCCTCCAACCTGGCGGTGGCGGGGGTGTACTGCTTCCGGGCGGGCATCCTCGACCTGCTGGAGACCCTGCCGCCCAGCGCGCGGGGGGAGTACGAGCTCACCGACGCCATCGCGCGGCTGATTGAGGAGGGCGGCCGGGTGGTGGGCCAGCGGGTCACGGGCTGGTGGAAGGACACCGGCCGTCCCCACGACCTGCTTGAGGCCAACCGGCTGCTGCTCGAACGGCTTCAACCCTGCGTGCTGGGCGAGGTGACGGAGTCGAGGCTGTGTGGCCGGGTCGTGGTGGGTCCGGGCGCCCAGGTGCGCGGAAGCGTCATCATGGGACCCGTGACCATCGCGGCTGGGGCCCGGATCGAGAACGCCTACATCGGGCCCTTCACCAGTGTCGGGCGCGGCAGCGTGATCCGGAACGCCGAGGTCGAGTACAGCGTGATCGACGAGGAGGCCGAGATCCGCGACATGAGCCTGCGGCTCCAGGAGTGCCTAATCGGCCTGGGCGCCCGTGTGATTGGGCACGGCGAGGTGCCGCGGGTCCACCGCCTGGTCCTCTCGGACACCAGCCTGCTCGAATTCGGCTGCTGA
- a CDS encoding NPCBM/NEW2 domain-containing protein: MSNSNKIQLSTARTALSSLGVLALTLALAACGSTPSTQAPSSQTPAAQDSTPTFTYDGADHSWSSDGESTLQPLTITSGDNGLSYENWTSATNGWGPVERDRSNGDKNAGDGRTLSIGGVTFDKGFGAHSNSSMTFNLNGLCSTFTANVGVDDEVGSRGSVVFQVYADGTKLYDSGVMRGSDGAKALSVNVSGKKELKLVVTDAGDGMNYDHADWANTTLRGCTSGTSSAPAPIPTPGNVQYGGRLIISKGGTYSGNWESTTTGAAVLIQTSEPVIIENANIRGLGNLISGFGNRVTIRNVRGYGLNPNIAGRTVGKAVNAEEIKSLTVENSYFENTTGIYIRSFYGDPTKGDGIRILRNQFRNINGMRSDGAGGYTKDTAVVQALLFNAVRRVPGVEVAWNEIINEPGKSRTEETINLNGSSGTPDSPMKIHDNYIQGAYPVDPATTTSYPGGGILLGDGKVSNPLDNGYAWAYNNQIVGTTNHGLAIVGGVGNQIFNNRAVSSGRMPDGTRLPSVNVGIYVWDMYGAGSLPTPTFANNVMRDNVIGWTKVNSNGTTTNNATWLPACGLNGTVCSNNQNLGTITLEMEKAEWTRWQGKLASAGVKVGPR; this comes from the coding sequence ATGAGCAACAGCAACAAGATCCAGCTTTCTACTGCCCGCACTGCTCTTTCCTCGCTGGGCGTGCTGGCCCTGACCCTGGCGCTGGCAGCTTGCGGATCGACGCCGTCGACTCAGGCGCCGTCCAGCCAAACTCCAGCCGCCCAGGACTCCACCCCCACGTTCACGTATGACGGCGCGGACCACAGTTGGAGCAGCGACGGCGAGTCCACCCTGCAACCCCTGACCATCACCTCGGGCGACAACGGCCTGAGCTACGAGAACTGGACCTCAGCGACCAACGGCTGGGGTCCCGTTGAGCGCGACCGCAGTAACGGGGACAAGAACGCGGGCGACGGCCGGACCCTCAGCATCGGCGGCGTGACGTTCGACAAGGGGTTCGGGGCGCATTCCAACTCGAGCATGACCTTTAATCTGAACGGGCTGTGCAGCACCTTCACGGCGAACGTGGGGGTGGACGACGAGGTGGGCAGCCGCGGCAGCGTGGTGTTCCAGGTGTACGCCGACGGCACCAAGCTGTATGACAGCGGCGTGATGCGCGGCTCCGACGGGGCTAAGGCGCTGAGCGTGAATGTGAGCGGCAAGAAGGAACTGAAGCTGGTCGTGACCGACGCCGGTGACGGCATGAACTACGACCACGCCGACTGGGCGAACACCACCCTGCGCGGCTGCACCAGCGGCACCTCCTCGGCGCCTGCCCCCATCCCGACTCCTGGCAACGTCCAGTACGGCGGCCGCCTGATCATCTCCAAGGGCGGAACGTACTCGGGCAACTGGGAGAGCACCACGACCGGCGCGGCAGTCCTCATTCAGACGAGCGAGCCGGTGATCATCGAGAATGCCAACATCCGCGGCCTCGGCAACCTGATCAGCGGCTTCGGTAATCGCGTTACCATCCGCAACGTCCGTGGCTACGGCCTGAACCCGAACATCGCGGGCCGGACAGTCGGCAAGGCGGTGAACGCGGAAGAGATCAAGAGCCTGACGGTCGAGAACAGCTACTTCGAGAACACCACCGGCATCTACATCCGCTCGTTCTACGGTGACCCCACCAAGGGCGACGGCATCCGGATTCTGCGGAACCAGTTCCGCAACATCAACGGCATGAGGAGTGACGGCGCGGGTGGGTACACGAAGGACACCGCTGTCGTGCAGGCGCTGCTGTTCAATGCCGTGCGCCGCGTGCCCGGCGTCGAGGTGGCCTGGAACGAGATCATCAACGAGCCTGGGAAGAGCCGCACCGAGGAGACCATCAACCTCAACGGCAGCAGCGGTACGCCAGACTCGCCCATGAAGATCCACGACAACTACATTCAGGGCGCCTACCCGGTGGACCCCGCCACCACCACCAGCTACCCCGGCGGCGGCATCCTGCTGGGCGACGGCAAGGTCAGCAACCCGCTCGACAACGGCTACGCCTGGGCCTACAACAACCAGATCGTGGGAACCACCAACCACGGCCTCGCCATCGTGGGCGGCGTGGGTAACCAGATCTTCAACAACCGCGCGGTATCCAGTGGCCGCATGCCCGACGGAACGCGCCTGCCCTCCGTCAACGTCGGCATCTATGTCTGGGACATGTACGGCGCCGGTTCCCTGCCCACCCCCACCTTCGCCAACAACGTGATGCGTGACAATGTGATTGGCTGGACCAAGGTCAACTCGAACGGCACCACCACCAACAACGCCACTTGGCTCCCGGCCTGCGGCCTGAATGGGACGGTCTGCAGCAACAACCAAAACCTCGGCACGATCACTCTGGAGATGGAAAAGGCAGAGTGGACGCGCTGGCAGGGCAAGCTGGCCTCGGCGGGCGTCAAGGTCGGCCCCCGCTAA
- a CDS encoding AAA family ATPase, with protein MLTIHLLGHAHLSRGGQPVPVSAKAVALITYLSIEKLPQHRERLADLLWTTAEARKNLRVELARIRTAGLNLFPASRQLLYLENVTTDFDLWQARAEQDMNQAQLSDWLAMLRGFPLSGLEDLGSSTFKEWVDQQRWILSQQIEEGLSRVYWRYARAEQAWALRLIAARADTLGFELSTEAPEDLSPADLPAPGGEDTPPAELAQVPELHFGRPQEEQLLERMLREAEREPQVVVLHGPPGIGKSYHVERAAARGGWLTVRVPDTRSSRLVLASLAQSALRESEAGGPEAEALRRLLLAPTSLEEDAVKVAVALARLGRPLLLVFDHVHDAPAELAPLLTFLTQVPSEGPRALVLLSRQQAAQAPLTRALRARVGGICRELELPPLTRASVQQALEARFAAQPVRTLHGEAARLVQRSEGNPLHLLSLLGSAGESGDQATHFPQAVRDSYGMDIDGWPSALVEAMIRLSAIYGHFDRRVARAALGEGLAASTDTLLYEALERHILRETETGGTLEWPGLTLRPSPQGAETLYTFASEGLRIALASRSPQLIRQDVRRRLVPALADSAPGLAAYYARRGGLTEDAERLQRVYRAGLQGQQLPDAGRRPASGSSSPAPEPQRVPTPPHGPVAAQGYLVSRDNSGWLNIWSVGRYGHPQTLRLHLSLPPGSGEAELHLVWRLDMFSGGEELGPQQLPFPLRVELLGSGTAHVLTRTATSDYLEGEVRHTIHEAATEQWMEHHLTFPAPAADGAILELSVRALDVALTLGALTWQGQNLLVAASDPALRSAQRGPHLLPQPGLPLLKQVR; from the coding sequence GTGTTGACCATCCACCTTCTGGGACACGCGCACCTCAGCCGGGGCGGGCAGCCCGTGCCGGTTTCGGCCAAGGCGGTCGCCCTGATCACCTATCTCTCTATAGAAAAGCTGCCCCAGCACCGGGAGCGGCTCGCGGACCTGCTGTGGACCACGGCCGAGGCGCGCAAGAACCTACGGGTCGAGCTGGCGCGGATTCGCACGGCGGGACTCAACCTGTTCCCCGCCAGCCGCCAGCTCCTGTATCTGGAGAACGTCACCACCGACTTCGACCTGTGGCAGGCGCGCGCCGAGCAGGACATGAACCAGGCGCAGCTCTCGGACTGGCTGGCGATGCTGCGGGGCTTTCCGCTCAGCGGGCTGGAGGACCTGGGCAGCTCCACCTTCAAGGAGTGGGTGGACCAGCAGCGCTGGATTCTGAGCCAGCAGATCGAGGAGGGGCTGAGCCGGGTGTACTGGCGCTACGCCCGCGCGGAGCAGGCCTGGGCCCTGCGGCTGATCGCGGCGCGGGCCGACACCCTGGGCTTCGAACTAAGTACCGAGGCGCCGGAGGACCTGAGCCCCGCGGACCTCCCGGCGCCCGGCGGGGAGGACACGCCCCCGGCAGAACTGGCCCAGGTGCCGGAACTGCACTTCGGGCGCCCCCAGGAGGAGCAGCTTCTGGAGCGGATGCTGCGGGAGGCCGAGCGGGAACCGCAGGTCGTCGTACTGCACGGCCCTCCCGGGATCGGCAAGAGCTACCACGTTGAGCGAGCGGCGGCGCGCGGCGGCTGGCTGACGGTGCGGGTGCCCGACACGCGGTCGAGCCGCCTGGTTCTGGCCTCGCTCGCGCAGTCGGCCCTGCGGGAAAGCGAGGCGGGGGGGCCCGAGGCCGAGGCGCTGCGCCGCCTGCTGCTCGCCCCGACCAGCTTGGAGGAGGACGCGGTGAAAGTGGCGGTCGCCCTGGCCCGGCTGGGCCGCCCGCTGCTGCTGGTGTTCGACCATGTCCACGACGCCCCCGCCGAGCTGGCCCCGCTGCTCACCTTTCTGACGCAGGTGCCCAGCGAGGGACCGCGCGCCTTGGTGCTGCTCAGCCGCCAGCAGGCGGCGCAGGCCCCGCTCACCCGGGCCCTGCGCGCGCGGGTGGGGGGAATCTGCCGCGAACTGGAGCTGCCGCCGCTCACCCGGGCGAGCGTGCAGCAGGCCCTGGAGGCCCGCTTCGCCGCGCAGCCTGTCCGGACGCTGCACGGCGAAGCGGCCCGGCTGGTGCAGCGCAGCGAGGGGAACCCGCTGCACCTGCTCAGCCTGCTGGGGTCAGCGGGCGAGTCCGGTGACCAGGCCACGCACTTCCCGCAGGCCGTGCGTGACAGCTACGGCATGGACATCGACGGGTGGCCGTCCGCGCTGGTGGAGGCGATGATCCGCCTGAGTGCCATCTACGGCCACTTCGACCGGCGGGTGGCCCGGGCAGCACTGGGCGAGGGGCTAGCCGCCTCCACCGACACCCTGCTGTACGAGGCGCTGGAGCGCCACATCCTGCGCGAGACGGAGACCGGGGGCACGCTGGAATGGCCCGGCCTCACCCTGCGGCCCTCACCCCAGGGGGCCGAGACGCTGTACACCTTCGCCAGCGAGGGCCTGCGCATCGCGCTCGCCAGCCGCTCGCCCCAACTGATCCGCCAGGACGTGCGGCGGCGCCTGGTCCCCGCGCTGGCCGACAGTGCGCCGGGGCTCGCCGCCTACTACGCGCGCCGGGGCGGGCTGACCGAGGACGCCGAGCGCCTCCAGCGGGTGTACCGCGCCGGACTTCAGGGCCAGCAGTTGCCGGACGCCGGGCGGCGCCCCGCCTCCGGGTCCTCCTCCCCCGCGCCGGAGCCCCAGCGGGTCCCCACCCCGCCGCACGGCCCGGTCGCGGCCCAGGGGTACCTGGTTTCGCGGGACAACAGCGGCTGGCTGAACATCTGGAGCGTGGGCCGCTACGGGCATCCGCAGACCCTGCGCCTGCACCTGAGCCTGCCCCCGGGTTCGGGTGAGGCCGAGCTGCACCTGGTCTGGCGCCTGGACATGTTCAGCGGCGGCGAGGAGCTCGGCCCGCAGCAGCTTCCCTTTCCCCTACGGGTGGAGCTGCTCGGTTCGGGCACGGCCCACGTCCTAACCCGCACGGCGACTTCCGACTACCTGGAAGGGGAGGTCCGGCACACCATTCACGAGGCCGCGACCGAACAGTGGATGGAGCATCACCTGACCTTCCCGGCGCCCGCAGCGGATGGGGCCATCCTGGAACTCAGCGTGCGCGCCCTCGATGTGGCCCTCACCCTGGGAGCCCTGACCTGGCAGGGGCAGAACTTGCTGGTCGCCGCCTCCGATCCCGCCCTGCGCTCGGCACAGCGCGGTCCGCATCTCCTCCCCCAGCCCGGCCTGCCACTCCTCAAACAAGTGCGCTGA
- a CDS encoding GDP-L-fucose synthase family protein encodes MSLPTDAKIFVAEHTGFVGQALVRRLQHLGYHNVTTRADYELDLREKDDVNAFFEKELPDYVFLSSVKVTGAITDSIYPAQWLRDNLMVMTNTIHAAYLYDVEKLLCIDCSSTYADVGALPLNVSYLQAELIEETQRVCQVVSHTTTELCDSYRRQYGCDFVSAVFSSLYGPSSSGDLHRSSVVLGLLREMLHAKELGRPSVRWPGGGVWQRDLLHVDDMADACLFLANHVSEPGAVHVGYGRPCTLADLAAAVKAVVGYDGAFEVDPRAPLLPARGAFAQDMLRSRGWAPGTSLHAGINQTYHWYLQHRPFASFG; translated from the coding sequence ATGAGTCTTCCCACCGACGCCAAGATTTTCGTGGCCGAACATACCGGCTTCGTGGGGCAGGCCCTGGTGCGCAGGCTCCAACACCTGGGGTATCACAACGTCACCACTCGCGCGGACTACGAGCTGGACCTGCGCGAAAAGGACGACGTCAACGCCTTTTTCGAGAAGGAGCTGCCCGACTACGTCTTCCTGTCCTCGGTCAAGGTGACGGGGGCCATCACCGACTCGATCTACCCGGCGCAGTGGCTGCGCGACAACCTGATGGTCATGACCAACACCATCCACGCGGCGTACCTGTACGACGTGGAAAAGCTGCTGTGTATCGATTGCAGCTCCACCTATGCCGACGTGGGCGCCCTGCCGCTGAACGTGAGTTACCTCCAGGCGGAACTGATCGAGGAAACCCAGCGGGTCTGCCAGGTCGTGAGCCACACGACGACTGAGCTGTGTGACAGTTACCGCCGCCAGTACGGCTGCGACTTTGTCAGCGCGGTATTCAGCAGTCTGTACGGCCCGAGCTCCAGCGGCGACCTGCACCGCAGCAGCGTGGTGCTGGGGCTGCTGCGCGAGATGCTGCACGCCAAGGAGCTGGGCCGCCCCTCGGTCCGCTGGCCGGGCGGGGGCGTGTGGCAGCGCGACCTGCTGCACGTGGACGACATGGCGGACGCCTGCCTGTTTCTCGCCAACCACGTCTCGGAGCCGGGCGCGGTCCATGTCGGCTACGGCCGACCCTGTACCCTGGCGGACCTTGCGGCGGCGGTCAAGGCCGTGGTGGGCTACGACGGCGCCTTCGAGGTCGACCCCCGCGCCCCCCTGCTTCCCGCGCGCGGCGCGTTCGCCCAGGACATGCTGCGGTCGCGGGGCTGGGCGCCAGGCACCTCGCTGCACGCCGGGATCAACCAGACCTACCACTGGTATCTCCAGCACCGGCCTTTCGCGTCTTTCGGCTGA
- a CDS encoding UDP-glucose dehydrogenase family protein yields the protein MQDAKALQVAVVGTGYVGLGTAVMLAYLGHHVTGVDVDQAKIDMLTRGELPIYEPYLDELLRESAPRLRWTTDYASAIPNADVIFICVGTPPLPSGQPNLAYVAEAAQSIARHLNGKVQVVVNKSTVPIGTGDWVARILEENAVDYHANRYLVVSNPEFLREGTALHDSLYPDRIVLGSDSPEAIERMVELYEPLLSQDFAEPVSVPRPATYTQPALVKTSLSSAEMIKYAANAFLALKISFANEIAGLCERVDADIQEVTRGIGYDQRIGPHFLGAGAGWGGSCFGKDTAALISIGHEYGYEMPILAAAVEINQRQLVIAKLQQHLHRLKGKRVAVLGMAFKPNTDDLRDAPAHDCIARLVELGAQVVAHDPIAMPRARHEWRHLRYQEAESAEAALRGADAAILMTEWDDYRRIDWESALRGMRHALVIDTRRVIGHFGGAGTVEQIGKRPASRAAPEVTA from the coding sequence ATGCAGGATGCCAAGGCGTTACAGGTAGCGGTGGTCGGAACCGGGTACGTCGGGCTGGGAACGGCGGTCATGCTGGCCTACCTGGGCCACCACGTCACTGGTGTGGACGTGGACCAGGCCAAGATCGACATGCTCACTCGCGGGGAGCTGCCCATCTACGAGCCGTACCTAGACGAGCTGCTGCGCGAGAGTGCGCCGCGGCTGCGCTGGACGACCGATTACGCCAGCGCAATTCCCAACGCCGACGTGATCTTCATCTGCGTGGGCACGCCCCCGCTGCCCAGTGGTCAGCCTAACCTGGCCTACGTCGCGGAGGCCGCCCAGAGCATTGCCCGGCACCTCAACGGCAAGGTGCAGGTCGTGGTGAACAAGAGCACCGTGCCCATCGGCACCGGGGACTGGGTGGCGCGCATCCTGGAGGAGAACGCGGTCGACTACCACGCCAACCGCTACCTGGTGGTCAGCAACCCCGAGTTCCTGCGCGAGGGCACCGCGCTGCACGACAGCCTCTACCCCGACCGCATCGTGCTGGGGAGTGACAGCCCCGAGGCCATCGAGCGGATGGTGGAGCTGTACGAGCCGTTGCTGAGCCAGGATTTCGCCGAGCCGGTGTCGGTGCCACGCCCCGCGACCTACACCCAGCCCGCCCTGGTCAAGACCAGCCTCAGTAGCGCGGAGATGATCAAGTACGCGGCGAACGCCTTCCTGGCGCTCAAGATCAGCTTCGCCAACGAGATCGCCGGGCTGTGCGAGCGGGTGGACGCCGACATTCAGGAGGTCACGCGCGGGATCGGCTACGACCAGCGCATCGGGCCGCACTTCCTGGGCGCCGGGGCGGGCTGGGGCGGGAGCTGCTTCGGCAAGGACACCGCCGCGCTGATCAGCATCGGCCACGAGTACGGCTATGAGATGCCCATCCTGGCGGCCGCCGTGGAGATCAACCAGCGCCAGCTCGTGATCGCCAAACTCCAGCAGCACCTGCACCGCCTCAAGGGCAAGCGGGTAGCGGTGCTGGGCATGGCCTTCAAGCCGAACACCGACGACCTGCGCGACGCGCCCGCCCACGATTGCATCGCGCGCCTGGTCGAGCTGGGTGCCCAGGTCGTCGCCCACGACCCCATCGCCATGCCGCGCGCCCGTCACGAGTGGCGGCACCTGCGCTACCAGGAGGCGGAAAGCGCCGAGGCGGCCCTCCGGGGGGCGGACGCGGCGATCCTGATGACCGAGTGGGACGACTACCGGCGGATCGACTGGGAGAGCGCGCTGCGGGGCATGCGCCACGCTCTCGTGATCGACACCCGCCGGGTGATCGGCCACTTCGGCGGGGCGGGCACCGTCGAGCAGATCGGCAAGCGCCCGGCCAGCCGCGCCGCGCCCGAGGTGACCGCGTGA
- a CDS encoding UDP-glucuronic acid decarboxylase family protein codes for MRILLTGSAGFVGSHLVERFLGEGHEVVGVDNYLSGQRRNTALFLGHPHFRFVEADVSAGLPVEGTFDAVLHFASPASPPHYQQHPVETLLVGAQGTQHALDVARRSGATFMLASTSEVYGDPLVHPQPEDYWGHVNPAGLRSCYDEAKRYAEALTMAYHRHHGVDTRIIRIFNTYGPRMRADDGRVVTNFVNQALRGEPLTVYGEGLQTRSFQYVDDLVEGIVRLLEVSYHGPVNLGNPDEYTILDFAEVIRDLIDPRLEIAYEPMPADDPRQRRPDITRARALLGWEPQVPLREGLERTVASFREVEPGWPERVQVDA; via the coding sequence GTGAGAATTCTCCTGACCGGCAGCGCGGGCTTCGTGGGAAGCCACCTCGTCGAGCGCTTCCTGGGGGAGGGCCATGAGGTGGTCGGCGTGGACAACTACCTCAGTGGCCAGCGGCGCAACACGGCGCTCTTCCTAGGGCACCCCCACTTCCGCTTCGTCGAGGCCGACGTGAGCGCGGGGCTCCCGGTCGAGGGGACCTTCGACGCGGTGCTGCACTTCGCCTCGCCCGCCAGCCCGCCGCACTACCAGCAGCACCCGGTGGAGACGTTGCTGGTGGGCGCCCAGGGTACCCAGCACGCGCTGGACGTAGCCCGGCGCTCCGGCGCGACCTTCATGCTCGCCAGCACGAGCGAGGTGTACGGCGATCCCCTGGTTCACCCCCAGCCCGAGGACTACTGGGGGCACGTGAACCCCGCCGGGCTGCGAAGCTGCTACGACGAGGCCAAACGCTACGCCGAGGCCCTGACGATGGCCTACCACCGTCACCACGGGGTGGACACCCGTATCATCCGCATCTTCAACACCTACGGCCCCCGCATGCGCGCCGACGACGGCCGGGTGGTGACGAACTTCGTCAACCAGGCGCTGCGCGGCGAGCCGCTGACGGTCTACGGTGAGGGGCTGCAAACACGCTCCTTTCAGTACGTGGACGATCTGGTGGAAGGCATTGTCCGCCTGCTGGAAGTGTCCTACCACGGGCCGGTCAACCTGGGGAACCCGGATGAGTACACCATTCTAGATTTCGCCGAAGTTATCCGGGACCTGATCGACCCACGGTTGGAGATCGCGTATGAGCCCATGCCCGCCGACGATCCGCGGCAGCGCCGTCCCGACATCACTCGCGCGCGCGCGTTGCTGGGGTGGGAGCCGCAGGTGCCGTTGCGCGAGGGCCTGGAGCGCACAGTCGCCTCCTTCCGCGAGGTGGAGCCGGGGTGGCCGGAGCGCGTGCAGGTGGACGCGTGA
- a CDS encoding glycosyltransferase family 2 protein: MTGVEPQVSVVIPTRHRPELLLDRAVRTALAQTLRDLEVIVVVDGPDPATVEALATVTDPRLRVVALPRNVGPSEARNVGVRHARAPWVALLDDDDEWAPAKLERQLEAARCSSLRHPIVVCRYDLPTAQGARQEPARFPRPDEPVGDYLMAREHWFSPNLTLMSTVLFAERALFEKMPFRSSVPRHEDWDWLIWATSVPGAGVVGVPDVLATYHFHEVRPHLGTSVNWRTSLSWASDLRSQGLLSDRAYVGFVVFHVAHFAALEGNTAALRETALAVLGARPRPFELLRFAATWLLPQARRRQGREALERVLTWLGLRRGGRGRRELSLK; this comes from the coding sequence GTGACCGGAGTCGAGCCCCAAGTGAGCGTGGTTATTCCAACCCGCCACCGCCCTGAGCTGCTGTTGGACCGAGCGGTACGCACGGCGCTCGCCCAGACGCTGCGCGACCTGGAGGTCATTGTCGTGGTTGACGGCCCCGACCCGGCCACGGTGGAGGCGCTCGCCACTGTCACCGACCCCCGCCTGCGCGTCGTCGCGCTCCCCCGGAATGTAGGGCCCTCTGAGGCCCGCAATGTCGGTGTGCGTCACGCCCGTGCTCCCTGGGTCGCCCTGCTGGACGACGATGACGAGTGGGCGCCCGCCAAGCTGGAGCGGCAACTGGAGGCGGCGCGGTGCTCGTCCCTGCGTCACCCCATCGTCGTGTGCCGCTATGACCTCCCTACGGCACAAGGCGCCCGTCAGGAACCCGCCCGCTTTCCGCGCCCGGACGAGCCGGTCGGCGACTACCTGATGGCGCGCGAGCACTGGTTCAGTCCCAACCTCACCCTGATGAGTACAGTGCTGTTCGCCGAGCGTGCCCTCTTCGAGAAGATGCCCTTTCGCTCGAGCGTGCCCCGCCACGAGGACTGGGACTGGCTCATTTGGGCCACCTCGGTGCCGGGCGCGGGGGTTGTGGGTGTACCCGACGTGCTGGCGACGTACCATTTCCACGAGGTCCGGCCCCACCTGGGAACCTCGGTAAACTGGCGCACCTCGCTGAGCTGGGCCAGTGACCTGCGGTCCCAGGGGCTGTTGAGTGACCGGGCCTACGTCGGCTTCGTCGTGTTTCATGTCGCGCACTTCGCCGCGCTGGAGGGCAACACCGCCGCTCTGCGTGAGACGGCCCTCGCGGTGCTGGGGGCACGGCCCCGGCCATTCGAGCTGCTGCGCTTCGCGGCGACCTGGCTGCTGCCGCAGGCACGGCGGCGACAGGGCCGGGAGGCACTCGAGCGCGTGCTGACGTGGCTGGGCCTGCGCCGGGGCGGGCGCGGCAGGCGTGAACTCAGCCTGAAATGA
- a CDS encoding glycosyltransferase family 4 protein — MPQARPLAVTFAVYTLETVGGVERATTLVANGLAERGHQVTILTTWGRESRFPLHPGVHLHTLRPTKGSFKREYLGDVRRMRAYLQQHTPDVLVGSETSIMLLALPAAAGLGLPCVAWEHFNFNTVFNRPRGALNRWRLARRLTGRWARAAVVLTRRDAELWRLGLPGLRARVEVIANPLSFGPADTGPYNVDHKVVLAAGRLTEQKGFDLLLKAWARVEPEFPDWTLRLVGGDGEEEANLKAQALHSGLQRVKFVGKVADMSAEYAAAGLYCLSSRYEGLPMVLLECQAHGLPVVAFDCETGPREVIEPDVNGVLVPPGDTAALAAALRSLMADPQRRASLSGRSRNLAARFGPGEVLPRWEHLLGQVCSAPSNPTITARHSWR, encoded by the coding sequence ATGCCCCAAGCGAGGCCCCTGGCCGTAACGTTTGCCGTCTACACCCTGGAGACTGTCGGCGGTGTGGAGCGCGCGACCACCCTGGTCGCCAACGGGCTCGCCGAACGCGGCCATCAGGTCACCATCTTGACCACCTGGGGCCGGGAGAGCCGTTTCCCGCTGCATCCGGGCGTGCACCTGCACACGCTGCGGCCGACCAAGGGTTCGTTCAAGCGCGAGTATCTCGGGGACGTGCGGAGGATGCGCGCCTACTTACAGCAGCACACCCCGGACGTCCTCGTCGGCTCGGAAACCAGCATCATGCTGCTGGCCCTGCCCGCCGCTGCTGGTCTCGGCCTGCCCTGCGTCGCGTGGGAGCACTTTAACTTCAACACGGTCTTCAACCGCCCGCGGGGCGCGCTAAACCGCTGGCGGTTGGCGCGGCGCCTCACCGGCCGTTGGGCTCGTGCCGCCGTCGTCCTGACCCGCCGCGACGCCGAGCTGTGGCGGTTGGGCCTGCCGGGGCTGCGGGCACGGGTCGAGGTGATCGCCAACCCGCTGTCGTTTGGCCCCGCGGACACCGGACCCTACAACGTGGACCACAAGGTCGTCCTTGCGGCGGGACGCCTGACTGAGCAGAAGGGCTTTGACCTGTTGCTAAAAGCGTGGGCGCGCGTCGAGCCCGAGTTCCCGGACTGGACCCTGCGTCTTGTCGGCGGGGACGGGGAGGAGGAGGCCAACCTGAAGGCCCAGGCGCTTCACAGCGGACTCCAGCGGGTTAAATTTGTGGGCAAGGTGGCGGACATGAGCGCCGAATACGCGGCGGCGGGCCTGTACTGCCTCAGCTCACGGTACGAGGGCCTTCCCATGGTGCTGCTGGAATGCCAGGCGCACGGCCTTCCCGTGGTTGCCTTCGACTGCGAAACCGGACCCCGGGAGGTCATCGAGCCGGATGTGAACGGGGTGCTGGTCCCCCCCGGGGACACCGCTGCCCTCGCGGCCGCCCTGCGGAGTCTGATGGCTGATCCCCAGCGCCGGGCCAGCCTGAGTGGGCGCAGCCGCAACTTGGCCGCCCGCTTCGGTCCCGGGGAGGTCTTGCCCCGCTGGGAGCACCTGCTCGGGCAGGTGTGCTCCGCGCCGTCCAACCCCACCATCACCGCTCGGCACAGTTGGCGCTGA